From a region of the Rhipicephalus microplus isolate Deutch F79 chromosome X, USDA_Rmic, whole genome shotgun sequence genome:
- the LOC119160825 gene encoding uncharacterized protein LOC119160825, with protein sequence MSEFYAKLCDIKKHAATTKHKKSSEPYSSSSRQKKLQYSAATESSCGRSEAALCLFICEHTAFLTADHLTELCKKQFMDSKSAAGMRMHRRKCTKIIVNVLSPHFVDLLVADIGDSKYSLIIDEGTDISITKLLGVVVRYFSAARKSIVTTFLALIELDDGTAVTIVRALENLLTRMGLDKKRLLGIGVDNASVNTGVNNGIFETIKREWQLPNLIMVRCICHSLQLALSHAVQGTLPRNVDFLVRETHMWFSHSSKRKAAYSQLYRSLCDGEEPLSIPRVCDTRWISLEPAVVRVLDQWDMLLKHFEQARSTEGCYTAELLYQMYSDPLNKLYLLYLRPMLREVQRTNKAYERNDADPAKLLEDLTLLIKMVCSKVLIPTAKIDPLRQPIDGHLDPKPYLGYEFEKLASTLPAGPEVDFVRQRCVNFTVKLSNELRQRLPSNFKILQGMARLSVGACLRVLKEPITELAEHFGVQPNEIDLVNAQWKKLTLVGWANTTDTIAFWSEATAYRDAAGSNPFHEVAQLAVDVLSLPHSNAEVERVFSQLSVVKTKLRNSLSTASTNAVLSVRSGLRRLGKCCHTYDLPDTVTRKVGTMQAYSSAFAPRSSARAQSSGESADEEVWTGEVELLLDI encoded by the coding sequence ATGAGCGAATTCTACGCGAAGCTGTGCGATATCAAGAAGCATGCCGCCACCACCAAGCACAAGAAGTCATCTGAACCATACTCCAGTTCTTCTCGGCAGAAGAAACTGCAGTATTCAGCCGCAACTGAGTCTTCCTGCGGCAgaagtgaagcagctctttgtctGTTTATATGCGAGCACACTGCATTCCTCACCGCTGACCACCTGACAGAACTCTGCAAGAAACAGTTCATGGACAGCAAAAGTGCAGCAGGCATGCGCATGCACCGGCGCAAATGCACGAAGATCATAGTGAATGTGTTATCTCCGCATTTCGTGGATCTCTTGGTGGCTGACATCGGTGACTCAAAATACAGCCTGATAATCGACGAGGGTACAGATATTTCGATCACTAAGTTACTGGGTGTGGTGGTGCGATACTTCAGTGCTGCTCGGAAGAGCATTGTGACGACGTTTCTTGCGCTTATCGAATTGGACGATGGCACAGCTGTGACAATCGTCAGGGCATTGGAAAACCTCCTCACGCGTATGGGACTTGACAAGAAGCGTCTCCTCGGCATTGGAGTTGACAACGCCTCGGTGAATACGGGTGTCAACAACGGTATTTTCGAGACAATTAAGCGTGAGTGGCAACTCCCGAACTTGATAATGGTAAGGTGTATTTGCCATTCTTTGCAACTCGCACTTTCCCACGCTGTTCAGGGAACGCTTCCCAGGAATGTGGACTTCTTGGTGCGCGAAACCCACATGTGGTTTTCCCATTCTTCAAAGCGTAAAGCCGCGTACAGTCAACTTTACCGTAGCCTCTGCGATGGGGAAGAACCACTATCAATTCCAAGGGTGTGCGATACCAGATGGATATCGTTGGAGCCAGCGGTCGTCAGAGTCCTCGATCAATGGGACATGTTGCTGAAACATTTCGAACAAGCCAGATCAACGGAAGGATGCTACACCGCAGAGCTCCTGTATCAGATGTACTCTGATCCGCTGAATAAGCTTTATCTACTCTACCTTCGACCAATGCTACGAGAAGTTCAGCGTACAAACAAGGCCTACGAGAGGAACGACGCGGATCCCGCAAAGCTTCTTGAAGACCTCACGCTCCTAATTAAGATGGTTTGCAGCAAAGTGCTCATTCCAACGGCGAAGATAGATCCGCTGCGCCAGCCTATCGATGGTCACCTGGACCCCAAGCCATACCTGGGATACGAGTTCGAGAAACTGGCGAGCACGCTACCAGCTGGTCCTGAAGTTGACTTTGTGCGCCAGCGATGCGTTAATTTCACAGTAAAGCTGTCAAATGAGCTCCGGCAACGTCTGCCATCGAACTTCAAGATATTGCAGGGCATGGCACGGCTGTCTGTGGGAGCATGCTTGCGAGTACTCAAGGAGCCTATCACGGAGCTGGCGGAACATTTCGGTGTTCAACCAAACGAGATAGATCTCGTGAACGCGCAGTGGAAGAAGCTGACCCTGGTGGGCTGGGCCAACACCACCGACACCATTGCATTTTGGTCCGAGGCCACTGCGTACCGTGATGCAGCTGGCTCGAACCCGTTTCACGAGGTCGCGCAGCTCGCAGTTGATGTGCTCTCCTTGCCGCACTCAAACGCAGAAGTGGAAAGAGTTTTTAGCCAACTAAGCGTGGTTAAGACAAAACTCAGAAATTCTCTCAGCACTGCCAGCACAAATGCGGTCTTAAGTGTTCGTAGCGGACTTCGCCGTCTTGGAAAGTGCTGCCACACCTATGACCTGCCTGACACAGTGACAAGAAAAGTTGGAACCATGCAAGCGTACTCCTCAGCGTTCGCGCCAAGAAGTAGTGCACGTGCGCAAAGCAGTGGAGAGTCTGCAGACGAGGAGGTGTGGACTGGTGAGGTGGAACTATTGCTTGACATATAG
- the LOC142776674 gene encoding uncharacterized protein LOC142776674, with protein sequence MSVFLILVFALADGKRVTLRFMAGNRENDPPPAQPPTPSPACDGDVDSDGALAAFPAAAASAEDVEELWSARKTRFFIAKYSEMKDLVGKTRALRTRRLLWKKLAEAINTEFLCNVTATQVENKWKSLDRAYKKSKKDNNSSGHHRVNCEYEE encoded by the exons atgtcggtatttttaatcttggttttcgcccttgcagacggcaagcgcgttacgttgcggttcatggcagggaatcgtgaaaatgacccccctccggcacaaccgccgacgccttctcctgcctgcgacggcgacgttgacagcgatggggctttagccgcatttccagcagcagccgcgtcggctgaagatgtggaagagctttggagcgcccgaaaaacaaggttcttcatcgccaaatactcggaaatgaaggacttggtgggaaaaaccagggcacttcg cacaagaaggcttctgtggaagaagttggctgaggccatcaatacggagttcttgtgcaacgtgactgccacacaagtggaaaacaaatggaagtcgctggacagagcatataaaaagtcaaaaaaagacaacaattcttcaggtcaccaccgtgtgaactgtgaatatgaagagtaa